The genomic segment GCGCTTCCAGGACGAAGACGCCGCGGATGCGGTCGGCGGTCTTGGGGCCGATGATGATCTCGCCCCCCTGCGCGAAGCCGGCAAAGCGCGCGGCCTGATTCGTCACGGGCCCGGTGGCGGTGAAGGTCCACCGCTGCGCCCCGGCTCCGCCGAGCTTGGTCGCCCCCACCAGCGCCTCGCCCGAGTTGATCCCCATGTGCAGCGCGATCGGCTGCATCGACGCGCGGTACTGCTCGTTGAGGTCGAGCGTCTTCTGGCGGATGGCGAAGGCGGCGCGGGTCGCGTTGACCGCGTGGTCCTGGCTGGAGCGGTCCGCCTTGTCCTGGGCGGCTCGCTGGAAGATCACCATGAGCCCGTCGCCCGCCGTCTCGTTCACGTCGCCGTGGTGGGCGCGGATGATCTCGAGGAAGGACGAGAAGTAGGTCTGGACCAGCTGGTTCAGCTGCTCCGGCGGGAGCTGCTCGGAGAGCTTGGTGTAGCCGGCGATGTCGAGGAAGAGGACGGAGACCTCCTCCGTGCGCTTCTCGAGCTCGGTGGCGTTGGGATCACGCTCGAGGAGCGCCTTGACGGCGTCGGGGACGAACTTCGACAGCTCCCCCTTGAGCTGCTGGAGCAGCTCGACCTGGCGGCGCGAGGCCTGCAGGCTCTCGAGCGTGGAGGCCAGCTCGGCGTTGCGCGCGGCGAGGTCGTCGCGGGCGCGCGCCAGGGTCTCGCTCATCTCGTTGAGCGCCCCGCCCAGGTCGTGGAGCTCGTCGCCCGGCCCGGCCAGCTTGACGCGCGCCGCGAAGTCCCCGGCCCCGATGCGCCGCGCCACGCCCGCGACCTGCCGCACCGGCTTCACGACGACCTGGCGCATCGCCACCCACAGGACCGCGCCCGCGGCGAGGATGGTCAGGCCGCCCACCATCATCTGGCGGTTGCGCTGCTGGCGCACCTCGGCGAAGACCGGCTCCATGCTCGTGGCCACGCGCACTACCGCCCGCACCTTGTGATCCGAGCCGTGGCAGCCCTGACACTTCTCCTGGTTCAGCACCGGGCGGACCACGGTGAAGACCGTGGCGCCGTCGCGCTTCTCCAGCAGCTCCTGGGGCTGAAGCGTCTCCACCGCCGCCTGGAAGAGCGGGCGGCCGGCCATCGAGGGCCCGGCCGGGCGCTCCATCTTGGCGATGGAGTCGAAGACCTCCTTCGAGAGACCCGCGTTCTTCTCCACCTCGTTCAGGGTGGCCAGGTCGGTGAAGGCCTCCACGCCGTTGCGCCGGTAGATGTCGAGCCCACCCACCGCGGACGAGCTCTTGAGGTCGCTGATCAGCATGCGCGTGACGTCGGGCCGCTCCTGCAGCATCGCGCTCTCGATGCTGGCGATCATGGCCTCGGTGAGGCGGCGCGCCGCCTGCTTGTTCTGCTCGACCAGCAGGGCCGATTCCTGGCGAATGGTCAGGATTGTCGAGGCGCCGAAGCCGATGATGAGCACGGCGACGATGACGAGCCCGATCTTCGTGGTGAGCGGGACGCGGGTCATCGCGCGGCAGCGTAGCACCGATGGGAGGGCGGAGGCCAGCCCTGCGGGCCCGGCCGGCCTCCGGCCCAAAATGCTGCCGGCTTCCCTCGTGGCCCGAGGGCGGGTATACTTCCGACCACTTTTCGGGCCTGCGCCTCCCACCCCGGGCGCGGCCCCCCCGTTCGGGTTCAAGTGGATCGGCCGAAGGAGAGACATGGCCCGATTCGTCCTGTCCCGCATCGGTCAGACGCTCGCCGTGCTCTTCACGGTGTCGGTGATCATCTTTGCCTTGATGCGGATGATCCCCGGCGACCCCGTGCTCATGATGCTCGGGGACGACTTTACCCAGG from the Candidatus Methylomirabilota bacterium genome contains:
- a CDS encoding adenylate/guanylate cyclase domain-containing protein encodes the protein MTRVPLTTKIGLVIVAVLIIGFGASTILTIRQESALLVEQNKQAARRLTEAMIASIESAMLQERPDVTRMLISDLKSSSAVGGLDIYRRNGVEAFTDLATLNEVEKNAGLSKEVFDSIAKMERPAGPSMAGRPLFQAAVETLQPQELLEKRDGATVFTVVRPVLNQEKCQGCHGSDHKVRAVVRVATSMEPVFAEVRQQRNRQMMVGGLTILAAGAVLWVAMRQVVVKPVRQVAGVARRIGAGDFAARVKLAGPGDELHDLGGALNEMSETLARARDDLAARNAELASTLESLQASRRQVELLQQLKGELSKFVPDAVKALLERDPNATELEKRTEEVSVLFLDIAGYTKLSEQLPPEQLNQLVQTYFSSFLEIIRAHHGDVNETAGDGLMVIFQRAAQDKADRSSQDHAVNATRAAFAIRQKTLDLNEQYRASMQPIALHMGINSGEALVGATKLGGAGAQRWTFTATGPVTNQAARFAGFAQGGEIIIGPKTADRIRGVFVLEALGPKSFKNVSEAIPVFRLIPPGVYEKIV